A genomic window from Chitinophaga pollutisoli includes:
- a CDS encoding glycosyltransferase family 39 protein — protein MKQILIVLAAALLFLPFPVFYQAGIPPVAEAPLYGWLQSASVAIFGAGPFAMREPNALAGILTVLTCFQVGKQRQDERFGMWWALMLAGSWLPQLLFRTDAPMIWGNYFLFLSIYLAYRVSWSAQPWRAAALSGVMLGLATLSAGLTAPLIALLTGLVYWTWKRFHTGMKWPLLLFIIMMAAVSAGWYYAWLGWSGGLKGLHLQPFPAPGAAFSGHWLAMLACFPAVAFLFTWLQTARTRSIYLAQPAENRDLTWWMWAFFWTGLLALAVMRAPLAGASLLHIPLSYLATVQVYRVLEGRLRLKPWNFILLLLLGLSTGLALALLPLAALYQPEALPACFRADADWQVAEMAYGIVFMILVAAGAAMVGKKQAQEGLLVMLAGGMLLIAFAAMRFAPKLQTPPQATTVLQ, from the coding sequence CATCCGTGGCTATTTTCGGGGCAGGGCCTTTTGCCATGCGCGAACCAAATGCGCTGGCGGGTATCCTCACGGTACTCACCTGTTTCCAGGTCGGGAAGCAACGGCAGGACGAGCGATTCGGGATGTGGTGGGCGCTGATGCTGGCCGGGTCGTGGTTGCCGCAGCTGCTGTTCCGGACGGATGCGCCGATGATCTGGGGCAACTATTTCCTCTTCCTTTCCATTTACCTGGCTTACCGTGTATCCTGGAGCGCACAACCCTGGCGGGCCGCCGCGCTTTCCGGCGTAATGCTCGGACTGGCCACGCTGTCGGCCGGCTTAACGGCGCCGCTGATCGCTTTGCTGACAGGGCTCGTTTACTGGACCTGGAAGCGTTTCCATACCGGTATGAAATGGCCGTTGCTGCTGTTTATCATCATGATGGCGGCGGTTTCCGCAGGCTGGTATTATGCCTGGCTGGGATGGAGCGGCGGGTTGAAGGGTTTGCACTTGCAGCCGTTTCCCGCGCCCGGCGCCGCATTTTCGGGGCACTGGCTGGCGATGCTGGCCTGCTTCCCGGCGGTGGCTTTCCTTTTTACCTGGCTGCAAACGGCGCGGACGCGCTCCATTTACCTGGCGCAACCCGCCGAAAACCGCGACCTGACCTGGTGGATGTGGGCTTTCTTCTGGACGGGGCTGCTGGCGCTGGCCGTGATGCGCGCGCCATTGGCAGGCGCTTCGCTGCTGCACATTCCGCTCAGTTACCTGGCCACCGTGCAGGTGTACCGCGTGCTGGAGGGACGCCTGCGCCTGAAACCCTGGAACTTTATCCTGCTGCTGCTCCTCGGCCTGAGTACCGGGCTGGCCCTGGCCCTGCTGCCTTTGGCGGCGTTATACCAGCCGGAGGCGCTCCCCGCCTGCTTCCGGGCTGATGCGGACTGGCAGGTAGCAGAAATGGCTTACGGCATCGTGTTTATGATCCTGGTAGCGGCCGGCGCGGCGATGGTGGGGAAGAAACAGGCGCAGGAGGGCCTATTGGTGATGCTGGCCGGGGGCATGCTGCTGATCGCTTTCGCCGCGATGCGGTTCGCGCCTAAATTGCAGACTCCCCCTCAGGCCACTACCGTGCTGCAGTAA